One window from the genome of Lutra lutra chromosome X, mLutLut1.2, whole genome shotgun sequence encodes:
- the TLR7 gene encoding toll-like receptor 7 has protein sequence MWTLKRQLFMLLNIILVSELLGARWFPKTLPCDVSLDAPKAHVIVDCTDKHLTEIPGGIPTNVTNLTLTINHIPSLSPASFHQLDYLVEIDFRCNCIPVRLGPKDHLCPRRPQIKPRSFTRLTYLKSLYLDGNQLLEIPAGLPPNLQLLSLEANSIFSIMKNNLTELTNIERLYLGQNCYFRNPCNVSFFIEKDAFLSLKNLKLLSLKANNITYVPTTLPSTLTELYLYNNAIAKIQKEDFNNLHQLQLLDLSGNCPRCYNVPFPCTPCENNSPLQIHPSAFDGLTELQVLRLHSNSLQHVPQRWFKNIKKLKELDLSQNFLAKEIGDAKFLYLLHNLVQLDLSFNYELQVYRAALNLSDAFSSLKHLKVLRIKGYVFKELSSHNLSPLRSLSNLEVLDLGTNFIKIADLSIFEQFKTLKVIDLSMNKISPSGDSSEVGFCSSTRPSVEGQAPQVLETLHYFRYDEYARSCRFKNKETPSFLPFNKDCYMYGQTLDLSRNNIFFIKSSDFRQLSFLKCLNLSGNTIGQTLNGSEFQPLVDLKYLDFSNNRLDLLYSTAFEELRNLEVLDISSNSHYFQSEGITHMLNFTKNLKLLKKLMMNNNDIATSTSRTMESESLRILEFRGNHLDVLWRDGDNRYLKFFKNLLNLEELDISENSLTYLPSEVFDGMPPNLKTLSLVKNGLKSFNWERLQYLKNLETLDLSYNELKTVPNRLYNCSRSLKKLILKYNQIRQLTKYFLQDAFQLRYLDLSSNKIQIIQKTSFPENVLNNLEMLLLHHNRFLCTCDAVWFVWWVNHTEVTIPYLATDVTCVGPGAHRGQSVVSLDLYTCELDLTNLILFSLSLSVALSLMVITTANHLYFWDVWYSYHFCKAKIRGYQRLTSLDSCYDAFVVYDTKDPAVTEWVLDELVANLEDPREKHFNLCLEERDWLPGQPVLENLSQSIQLSKKTVFVMTNKYAKTENFKIAFYLSHQRLMDEKVDVIILIFLEKPLQKSKFLQLRKRLCKSSVLEWPTNPQAQPYFWQCLKNALATDNHGTYSQVFKETV, from the coding sequence ATGTGGACATTGAAGAGACAGCTCTTTATGCTTCTAAACATAATCCTAGTTTCTGAACTCCTTGGAGCTAGATGGTTTCCTAAAACCCTGCCCTGTGATGTCAGTCTGGATGCTCCGAAGGCCCACGTGATTGTGGACTGCACGGACAAGCATTTGACAGAAATCCCTGGAGGTATTCCCACCAATGTCACCAACCTCACCCTCACCATTAACCACATACCCAGCCTCTCTCCAGCCTCCTTCCACCAGCTGGACTATCTGGTAGAGATCGATTTCCGATGCAACTGTATACCTGTTCGACTAGGGCCCAAAGACCATCTGTGCCCCAGGAGGCCACAGATTAAACCCAGAAGCTTTACTAGACTCACTTATTTGAAATCCCTTTATCTGGATGGAAACCAGCTTCTAGAAATACCTGCGGGTCTTCCTCCCAACCTGCAGCTGCTGAGCCTTGAGGCCAACAGTATCTTTTCCATCATGAAAAATAACCTAACAGAACTGACCAACATAGAAAGGCTCTACTTGGGCCAAAACTGTTATTTTCGCAACCCTTGTAACgtttcatttttcattgaaaaagaTGCTTTCCTGAGTCTGaaaaatctaaaactgctctccTTAAAAGCTAACAATATCACATATGTCCCTACTACTTTGCCATCTACGTTAACAGAACTCTATCTTTATAACAACGCCATTGCAAAAATCCAAAAAGAGGATTTTAATAACCTCCATCAACTGCAACTTCTTGACCTAAGTGGAAATTGCCCTCGTTGTTACAATGTCCCATTTCCTTGTACACCCTGTGAAAATAATTCTCCCCTCCAGATCCACCCCTCGGCTTTTGACGGGCTGACAGAATTACAAGTGTTACGTCTGCACAGTAACTCTCTTCAGCATGTGCCCCAAAGatggtttaaaaacattaaaaagctgAAGGAGCTAGATCTTTCCCAAAACTTCTTGGCCAAAGAAATTGGGGATGCCAagtttttgtatcttcttcacaACCTTGTCCAGTTGGATCTGTCCTTCAATTATGAACTTCAGGTCTATCGTGCAGCTCTGAATCTGTCAGATGCCTTTTCGTCCCTGAAACACCTGAAAGTTTTGCGGATCAAAGGATACGTTTTTAAGGAGCTGAGCAGCCATAATCTGTCCCCGCTACGGAGTCTTTCCAATCTGGAAGTTCTTGATCTCGGCACTAACTTCATAAAAATTGCGGACCTCAGCATATTTGAACAATTCAAAACATTGAAAGTCATAGATCtttcaatgaataaaatatcacCTTCAGGAGATTCAAGCGAAGTTGGCTTCTGCTCTAGCACCAGACCTTCTGTAGAAGGTCAAGCACCTCAGGTCCTCGAAACATTGCATTATTTCAGATATGATGAATACGCAAGGAGTTGCAGGTTCAAAAACAAAGAGACtccttctttcttgccttttaatAAAGATTGTTACATGTATGGGCAGACTTTGGACCTAAGtagaaacaatatattttttatcaagTCCTCCGATTTTCGGCAACTCTCTTTCCTCAAATGCCTAAATTTGTCAGGAAATACCATTGGCCAAACTCTCAATGGCAGTGAATTTCAGCCTTTAGTGGACCTGAAGTATTTGGACTTCTCGAACAACCGGCTTGATTTACTCTACTCAACAGCATTTGAGGAGTTGCGCAACCTGGAAGTTCTAGATATTAGCAGTAACAGCCATTACTTTCAATCAGAAGGAATTACTCACATGTTAAACTTTACCAAGAACCTAAAACTTCTGAAGAAACTGATGATGAACAACAATGACATCGCTACCTCCACCAGCAGGACCATGGAGAGCGAGTCTCTTAGAATTCTGGAATTCAGAGGCAATCATTTGGATGTTTTATGGAGAGATGGTGATAACAGATACTTGAAGTTCTTTAAGAATCTGCTGAACCTAGAGGAATTAGACATCTCGGAAAATTCCCTGACTTACTTGCCTTCTGAAGTTTTCGATGGCATGCCTCCGAATCTGAAGACTCTCTCCTTGGTCAAAAATGGGCTCAAGTCCTTCAACTGGGAAAGACTCCAATATCTGAAGAATCTAGAAACTTTGGACCTCAGCTACAATGAGCTGAAGACTGTCCCCAACAGATTATACAACTGTTCCAGAAGCCTCAAGAAACTGATTCTTAAGTATAATCAAATCAGGCAACTGACAAAGTATTTTCTACAAGACGCTTTCCAGTTGCGGTATCTGGACCTCAGCTCAAATAAAATCCAGATTATCCAAAAGACCAGCTTTCCGGAAAACGTCCTCAACAATCTGGAGATGTTACTTCTGCATCACAATCGGTTTCTGTGCACCTGTGATGCCGTGTGGTTTGTCTGGTGGGTTAACCACACAGAGGTGACCATTCCTTACTTGGCCACAGATGTGACTTGTGTGGGGCCAGGAGCACACAGGGGCCAGAGTGTAGTCTCCCTGGATCTGTATACCTGTGAGTTAGACCTGACTAACCTGATtctgttctccctttccctgtcagTGGCTCTTTCTCTGATGGTGATTACAACAGCCAACCACCTCTACTTCTGGGATGTGTGGTATAGCTACCATTTCTGTAAGGCCAAGATAAGGGGGTATCAGCGTCTAACATCCCTGGATTCTTGCTATGATGCCTTTGTGGTGTATGACACTAAAGATCCTGCGGTGACAGAATGGGTTTTGGATGAACTGGTGGCCAACTTGGAAGACCCAAGAGAGAAACATTTCAATTTATGTCTGGAGGAAAGGGATTGGTTACCCGGGCAGCCAGTTTTGGAAAACCTTTCCCAGAGCATACAGCTTAGCAAAAAGACGGTGTTTGTGATGACAAACAAATATGCAAAGACTGAGAACTTCAAGATAGCATTTTATTTGTCCCATCAGAGGCTCATGGATGAAAAAGTGGACGTCATTATCTTGATATTCCTTGAGAAGCCCCTTCAGAAATCCAAGTTCCTCCAGCTCCGGAAGAGGTTGTGTAAGAGTTCTGTCCTTGAGTGGCCAACAAACCCGCAGGCTCAGCCGTACTTCTGGCAGTGTCTGAAAAACGCCCTAGCCACTGACAATCATGGGACCTATAGTCAGGTGTTCAAAGAGACAGTCTAG